Below is a genomic region from Deltaproteobacteria bacterium.
TCCTCCGGTGCCAGTTCCCCGGCGATCCGGGACAAGGGTATCTTCCATCCGGTCGGGACATGACTGACGACAGACGGCATCAGGATGACTTCTTCCAGGTCCCAGGCACCAAAAAGTTCGGCCCCTTTTTCCCGAATTTTTTGTTTCAGTTCTTGAGCGGCCTCGATCAAGGCCCGTCCGAAGGTGTAGGTCGTCCGGCTGGCCGAGGCGGAGCCGCCGGGCAGGGTTTCCCGGGTATCGGGCCGGACGATTTCCAGCCTCGACTGGGGCTGGTTTAAAATTTCGCCGGCTATTTGAAGATAGGTGTGGCTGTTCCCCTGCCCCATATCCACCACCCCGCTGTAGATGCGGAAGCATCCCGGGCCGGTAAGTTCAATTTTGGCCGTAGCGACATCGGGCACGACCGGCCCGTATCCCTGGCCGTGCATAACGCAGGCCAGGCCCACCCCCCGACGCTTGAAAGGGCCGGCCGAAGCCTTCCAGGCCTCCTTTCCGGTCCAAAGGGGATGGGTCTCCAGGACAGCCAAACATTCCTGAAGATGGGTCGAGGCGGTTAAATGGACTCCGATGGCATTTTGATCTCCGGCAACGACGGCATTTCTTTTCCTGATCTCGAGTGGAGAAAGGTTCAGCTTTCGGGCCAGGAGATCGATCGTCTGTTCCAGGGCGGCATTGACCTGAGGGACCCCGAAACCTCGGAATGGTCCGCTAAGGGGGTTGTTGGTGTAAACCGCCCAGGCCTTAAGATCAATATTCGGCAGGCGGTAAGGCCCGCCGGCATGTTCCAGCCCCAGGGTCATGACCGCGCCGCCCAGGTGGTCGTAAGGCCCGGTATCGTAATGCAGTCGGGCTTCCAGGGCCTGGAAACGGCCCTCCGAATCGGCCCCCAGACGGTAATAAAGCCGGGCGGGGTGGCGCTTGCAACTGACTGTAAAGCTTTCCTCCCGGTCCCACCACATCTTCACCGGCCGGCCGGGGCAGTAGAGGGCTGCCAGGGCCAAGAGGCTCTGGACCGTAATACCGTCCTTGCCGCCGAAGGCCCCTCCGCAGGCCGGCACTTTCAGCCGGATGGTCTCCCGGTCCAGCCCCAGGGCCTCGGCAACTTCAAAACAATCCCGGAAAGGGGTCTGGGTGGAGGCCACCAGGGTCAGAGAGCCGTCCGGCTCCATTCGCGCCCAGCCGGCCTCTGTTTCCAGATAGGCGTGTTCCTGATAGGGGGTTTGAAAGACAAACTCCACCAGCACCGCGCAGTGTTGAAAAGCCTCCCGCACCTCCCCGCGCAGCAGGTGCCCTTTTAAGAGCACATTTCCCTCGGGATGGTGTTCATGGATCAGAGGGGCGTCTTCGGCCAGAGCAGCTTCCAGATCGAAGACCCCGGGGAGCGGCTCCAGGTGGACCCGGATTAATCCCAGGGCCCGGCCCAGGGCCTCCCGGTTTTCAGCCAAAACCAGGGCAATGGCATCCCCGGGGTAGCGGACCTTGTCGTCCACCAGGACCGGCTGGTCTCTCCGGATAATGCCCTGCCGGTTGGTGCCCCGGATGTCCTTATGGCTCAGAATCCCCAATATTCCTGGTAGTTTTTCCGCTTCCCGGCAGTCGATTCCCTTCAGGCGGGCATGGGCCGCCCCGGCCCGTTTGACCCCGGCCCAGACCAGATCCGGTCCATAATAATCGGCCGCATATTTTTCGGCCCCGGTTACCTTTCCCGGGGCATCAAAACGAACCGAAAAATTTGCCAAATCCGGGCTAAAGGTCGTCATGGTCCTTTAAGATATCCCCCAGGGCTTCGACCAGGGCTTCCAGGGCCTCCTGAGGGGAAATTGAGATTCGAATATAGTTTGGGAAACGAAAGCTGGTCATGGTCCGAACCATCACCCCCCGGGCCATGAGTTTCCGGTAGGCCAAAGTG
It encodes:
- a CDS encoding xanthine dehydrogenase family protein molybdopterin-binding subunit, producing the protein MTTFSPDLANFSVRFDAPGKVTGAEKYAADYYGPDLVWAGVKRAGAAHARLKGIDCREAEKLPGILGILSHKDIRGTNRQGIIRRDQPVLVDDKVRYPGDAIALVLAENREALGRALGLIRVHLEPLPGVFDLEAALAEDAPLIHEHHPEGNVLLKGHLLRGEVREAFQHCAVLVEFVFQTPYQEHAYLETEAGWARMEPDGSLTLVASTQTPFRDCFEVAEALGLDRETIRLKVPACGGAFGGKDGITVQSLLALAALYCPGRPVKMWWDREESFTVSCKRHPARLYYRLGADSEGRFQALEARLHYDTGPYDHLGGAVMTLGLEHAGGPYRLPNIDLKAWAVYTNNPLSGPFRGFGVPQVNAALEQTIDLLARKLNLSPLEIRKRNAVVAGDQNAIGVHLTASTHLQECLAVLETHPLWTGKEAWKASAGPFKRRGVGLACVMHGQGYGPVVPDVATAKIELTGPGCFRIYSGVVDMGQGNSHTYLQIAGEILNQPQSRLEIVRPDTRETLPGGSASASRTTYTFGRALIEAAQELKQKIREKGAELFGAWDLEEVILMPSVVSHVPTGWKIPLSRIAGELAPEDCLAIHSFQAPIALDRPSPDPALQLHGLPHLIFSYGVHLAAVEVDELTGLVEVKKYLAVSDCGRIINPRIFEQQIQGGIAQGLGYALTEEFRVEQEKVLTRDLAAYILPTALDLPDMESVPVASFEPSGPLGLKGGGEIAVDGPLPAVANALAEACGIRLSQNPFTPERVLRALREQGV